In Carya illinoinensis cultivar Pawnee chromosome 7, C.illinoinensisPawnee_v1, whole genome shotgun sequence, the following are encoded in one genomic region:
- the LOC122317341 gene encoding glycine-rich domain-containing protein 2-like, with the protein MAAFDPQNPNLLCSFEARMEMEQELEWAEAQKIVISEDLVAAAKQQLKFLAEVDKNRNLYDGPVLDRAVLRYKQCWLPLLAKHTKFNVTEGPLVVPLDCEWIWHCHRLNPVRYKDDCEELYGRVLDNWNVASSVQGTCKKQTEEIWNIMYPIEPYELDPSSQLTENFGAIVMGASESTDYDLHSAVKRQCPFFYQVSGPAMNDDHFLEGAVARYKGFLHLIKRNKERSINRFCVPTYDIDLIWHSHQLHPDSYCEDLVAIVDKVLEHDDTDSDRTKGKKLDVGFSRTTKQWEEAFGSRYWRAGAMYRGRAPSPLAINLHKVNTMSMKLTPSNEYQNVIQLPKKTLVEVMLEIVGIKYLQVGFKGNLFVSFGKEQPDLVFNTRKRTSMYSESGKKQVIVFQCEPTGELFFELMTSSSLNLPTERAVKVLGTTSIPLEHLIHPISKLPIERWFDLRPNPGVTVSKPISLLIALSLTAPTPAPYVVQMVRTGSFSKSPCFIPLPGRSLHLDSKTFILDEADNEIISLLMSESTIKDASSSLSNKEVTGMAASGETHVLAEFDGKMWSLINANWLLQLQKELNEDGHIFELTGIQKVIIVPGRKLEYESDCCEKLKDEQNFMTAVEFSAENPYGKAVALFNLKSGLLEIKEEWLVLPGILSAFIISDILRKEGYSGISTDNIQDQREMVNVLTEDAERCNKETRKTNSFIALEKAMGADEAVENGRKVILKENCTCSRKHGYKRKAPRKSVAREKFADCRPCRGCADGGAEDGTGCRERYGGKNEASMKGIPYGTCDDGYDHKDLVKSGVCGAGGGCSGGCGGCRGGGGGGSCRGGCGGGGGCGK; encoded by the exons aTGGCAGCATTTGATCCGCAAAACCCAAATCTACTTTGTT CTTTTGAAGCGAGAATGGAGATGGAGCAAGAATTGGAGTGGGCCGAGGCGCAGAAGATTGTCATTAGCGAAGACCTCGTGGCTGCAGCAAAGCAACAGCTGAAGTTTCTTGCAGAGGTCGACAAGAACCGCAACCTCTATGATGGTCCAGTTTTAGACCGAGCCGTTTTGAG GTATAAGCAGTGTTGGCTTCCCTTACTTGCGAAACATACCAAATTCAATGTTACAGAAGGCCCTTTGGTCGTGCCACTTGATTGTGAGTGGATATGGCATTGTCATAGGCTAAACCCG GTGCGCTACAAGGACGACTGCGAAGAACTTTATGGGAGAGTTCTTGACAACTGGAACGTCGCATCCTCTGTCCAGGGAACTTGCAAAAAGCAAACTGAAGAAATTTGGAACATCATGTATCCAATAGAACCATACGAACTCGATCCAAGTAGCCAGTTAACAGAGAATTTTGGTGCAATTGTTATGGGTGCTTCAGAAAGCACCGACTACGATTTACATTCAGCTGTCAAAAGACAATGTCCTTTCTTCTACCAG GTATCCGGTCCTGCCATGAATGATGATCACTTTCTCGAGGGAGCGGTGGCCAGATATAAGGGGTTTCTGCATCTGATAAAGAGAAACAAAGAGAGGTCAATTAATCGCTTCTGTGTCCCAACTTATGACATTGACCTCATATGGCACTCACACCAACTGCATCCTGATTCTTACTGTGAAGATTTGGTGGCAATAGTGGACAAGGTATTAGAGCATGATGACACAGATTCTGACAGAACCAAGGGTAAAAAGCTGGATGTTGGGTTTTCTAGAACCACCAAGCAGTGGGAAGAGGCGTTTGGTTCAAGGTACTGGAGGGCAGGAGCAATGTATAGAGGGCGCGCTCCATCTCCTCTTGCTATTAATCTGCACAAAGTGAATACTATGAGCATGAAATTAACTCCATCCAATGAGTATCAGAATGTGATTCAGCTTCCCAAGAAGACACTGGTAGAG GTTATGCTGGAGATTGTGGGGATCAAATACTTACAAGTTGGGTTCAAGGGCAATCTTTTCGTCTCCTTTGGAAAGGAACAGCCAGATCTAGTCTTCAACACCAGGAAACGAACAAGCATGTACTCCGAGTCTGGAAAGAAACAAGTCATTGTTTTCCAGTGTGAACCTACTGGAGAGCTTTTCTTCGAACTTATGACCTCGTCATCCCTCAACTTGCCCACAGAGAGGGCAGTTAAAGTATTGGGAACTACTTCAATCCCTCTAGAGCACCTTATTCATCCAATCTCTAAACTGCCCATAGAGAGATGGTTTGACCTGAGGCCAAATCCTGGAGTCACGGTTTCGAAGCCAATTAGTTTACTGATCGCTCTCTCCTTGACTGCTCCCACCCCAGCACCATATGTGGTGCAAATGGTTCGAACAGGTTCATTCTCAAAAAGTCCATGTTTCATTCCACTTCCTGGAAGGTCTTTGCATCTTGATAGCAAGACATTTATTCTGGATGAGGCTGATAATGAGATCATCAGCCTCCTCATGAG CGAATCAACAATAAAAGATGCAAGCAGTTCTCTTTCCAATAAAGAAGTGACTGGCATGGCTGCATCCGGAGAAACCCATGTGCTTGCAGAATTTGATGGGAAAATGTGGTCTTTAATTAACGCTAACTGGTTGCTTCAGCTTCAAAAGGAATTGAATGAAGATGGCCATATTTTTGAGCTCACAGGTATTCAGAAG GTAATTATTGTTCCTGGTAGAAAACTGGAGTACGAATCCGACTGCTGTGAGAAGCTAAAAGACGAACAGAACTTCATGACAGCTGTCGAGTTCTCGGCAGAAAATCCTTACGGAAAAGCCGTGGCgttattcaatttaaaatctgGCCTTCTAGAG ATCAAGGAAGAGTGGCTAGTATTGCCCGGGATCTTATCAGCTTTCATTATCTCAGATATTTTGAGGAAGGAGGGCTATAGTGGTATCAGCACAGACAACATACAGGATCAAAGAGAAATGGTTAATGTTTTGACGGAAGATGCCGAGAGGTGCAACAAAGAGACCAGAAAAACCAACTCCTTCATTGCCTTAGAGAAAGCAATGGGTGCTGATGAGGCAGTTGAGAACGGTCGTAAAGTGATCCTAAAAGAGAACTGTACATGCAGTAGAAAACATGGGTACAAGAGAAAAGCTCCACGCAAGAGTGTAGCACGTGAGAAATTTGCTGATTGTAGACCTTGTAGAGGGTGTGCTGATGGTGGTGCAGAGGATGGCACAGGCTGTAGAGAGCGCTATGGTGGCAAGAATGAAGCTTCGATGAAAGGCATCCCATATGGAACGTGTGATGATGGTTACGACCACAAAGATTTGGTGAAAAGTGGTGTTTGTGGTGCCGGAGGGGGCTGTAGTGGTGGGTGTGGAGGTTGTAGAGGTGGCGGTGGCGGTGGCAGTTGTAGAGGAGGTTGCGGAGGTGGTGGTGGTTGTGGGAAATGA
- the LOC122317344 gene encoding CBL-interacting serine/threonine-protein kinase 8, with product MVVRKVGKYEVGRTIGEGTFAKVKFAQNTETGESVAMKVLDRNTIIKHKMVDQIKREISIMKLVRHPYVVRLHEVLASRTKIYIILEYITGGELFDKIVRHGRLSEAESRRYFQQLLDGVDFCHSKGVYHRDLKPENLLLDSQENIKISDFGLSALPEQGVSLLRTTCGTPNYLAPEVLSHKGYDGAVADVWSCGVILYVLMAGYLPFDELGLTTLYSKIEKAEFSCPSWFPVGAKSLIHRILDPNPQTRITIEQIRNDEWFKKCYVPVGLLEYEDVNLDDLNAVFDDCEEQRDNEQCGNEDMSPLILNAFDLIILSQGLNLASLFDRDQDSTKHQTRFLSQKPAKVVLSSMEVVAQSMGFKTHIRNFKMRVEGLSKHQSHFSVILEIFEVAPTFLMVDIQKAAGDAVEYLQFYKNFRSKLEDIIWKPPIDSSKSRITKAKSKKR from the exons ATGGTGGTGAGGAAAGTAGGGAAGTATGAGGTGGGGAGGACCATTGGCGAAGGAACTTTTGCCAAGGTTAAGTTCGCCCAGAACACGGAGACTGGTGAGAGCGTCGCCATGAAAGTTCTCGATCGCAACACCATTATCAAGCACAAGATGGTCGACCAG ATTAAGAGGGAGATATCTATAATGAAGCTCGTCAGGCATCCTTATGTTGTTCGTCTTCATGAA GTTCTAGCAAGCCGTACTAAGATTTATATAATCTTGGAGTACATTACAGGTGGTGAATTGTTTGATAAAATA GTTCGTCATGGACGTCTTAGTGAAGCCGAATCCCGTAGGTACTTTCAGCAGCTCCTTGATGGCGTTGATTTTTGCCACAGCAAGGGAGTCTACCATAGAGACTTGAAG CCTGAAAATCTTTTACTAGATTCCcaagaaaatataaagatatCAGATTTTGGTCTGAGTGCGTTGCCTGAACAA GGAGTTAGCCTCCTTCGAACAACATGCGGGACTCCCAACTATTTAGCACCTGAG GTTCTCAGTCACAAGGGTTATGATGGTGCTGTGGCAGATGTTTGGTCCTGTGGGGTCATCCTTTATGTTCTGATGGCAGGATATCTTCCCTTTGATGAGCTTGGTCTCACCACGCTATATAGTAAG ATTGAGAAAGCAGAGTTTTCATGTCCATCTTGGTTTCCTGTTGGAGCAAAATCCTTGATTCATAGAATTTTAGACCCAAATCCTCAAACT CGTATTACTATTGAACAGATCAGGAATGATGAATGGTTTAAGAAGTGTTATGTTCCTGTCGGACTTCTCGAGTATGAAGATGTAAACCTTGATGATCTAAATGCCGTTTTTGATGATTGCGAG GAACAAAGGGACAATGAGCAATGCGGGAATGAGGACATGAGTCCTTTGATTCTTAATGCATTTGACTTGATAATTCTATCTCAAGGATTAAACCTTGCATCGCTGTTTGATCGTGACCAG GACTCTACAAAGCATCAGACACGCTTTCTTTCACAGAAGCCTGCAAAGGTCGTTTTATCGAGTATGGAAGTTGTTGCACAATCAATGGGGTTTAAGACTCACATACGCAACTTTAAG ATGAGAGTGGAAGGTTTGTCAAAGCACCAAAGTCATTTCTCAGTTATTCTGGAA ATTTTTGAGGTTGCTCCGACATTTTTAATGGTTGATATTCAGAAAGCAGCTGGAGATGCTGTTGAATATCTCCAG TTCTACAAGAATTTTCGTAGCAAGCTTGAGGATATCATTTGGAAACCACCTATTGATTCAAGCAAATCAAGGATCACCAAGGCAAAGAGCAAGAAGCGTTGA
- the LOC122317345 gene encoding serine hydroxymethyltransferase, mitochondrial-like — protein MAMAAAMALRRVSFSIKHPIRPFVNHMSSLPNEAVQEKEKGRATWIKQLNDPLEAIDPEIADIIELEKARQWKGLELIPSENFTSLSVMQAVGSVMTNKYSEGYPGARYYGGNEYIDMAESLCQKRALEAFHLDPAKWGVNVQSLSGSPSNFQVYTALLKPHERIMALDLPHGGHLSHGYQTDTKKISAVSIFFETMPYRLNESTGYIDYDQLEKSAALFRPKLIVAGASAYARLYDYGRIRKVCDKQKAVLLADIAHISGLVAAGVIPSPFDYADVVTTTTHKSLRGPRGAMIFFRKGVKEINKQGQEVLYDYEDKINQAVFPGLQGGPHNHTIAGLAVALKQATTAEFKAYQEQVLSNCSQFSQSLLEKGYELVSGGTDNHLVLVNLRNKGIDGSRVEKVLESVHIAANKNTVPGDVSAMVPGGIRMGTPALTSRGFIEEDFAKVADFFHAAVKLALKIKADSKGTRLKDFVTTMQSDVHIQSEIAKLRLEVEEYAKKFPTVGFEKETMRYKD, from the exons ATGGCAATGGCGGCGGCAATGGCTCTTCGCAGAGTCTCCTTCTCCATTAAACACCCTATTCGACCGTTCGTCAATCACATG TCCTCTTTGCCCAATGAGGCAGTacaggaaaaggaaaagggtcGTGCTACT TGGATCAAGCAATTGAATGATCCGTTGGAGGCCATCGATCCGGAAATTGCTGACATCATCGAGCTCGAGAAAGCTCGGCAATGGAAG GGGCTTGAACTCATACCTTCGGAGAATTTCACATCGTTGTCAGTGATGCAAGCTGTTGGATCTGTAATGACTAACAAATACAGCGAAGGGTATCCTGGAGCTAGATACTACGGAGGAAACGA GTATATTGACATGGCTGAGTCCTTGTGTCAAAAGCGTGCACTAGAAGCTTTTCATCTGGATCCTGCAAAATGGGGAG TCAATGTGCAATCACTATCCGGATCCCCTTCTAACTTTCAAGTTTATACTGCATTGTTGAAACCTCATGAGAGAATCATGGCTCTTGATCTACCTCATGGTGGGCATCTTTCCCATGGATATCAG ACTGACACAAAGAAGATATCTGCTGTGTCTATATTCTTTGAGACAATGCCGTACAGATTGAATGAGAGCACTGGTTATATTGACTATGACCAG TTGGAGAAAAGTGCAGCACTTTTTAGACCAAAACTAATAGTTGCTGGTGCGAGTGCTTATGCACGCCTTTACGATTATGGACGCATCCGCAAG GTATGCGATAAGCAGAAGGCAGTTCTGCTAGCTGATATTGCACATATCAGTGGATTGGTTGCAGCCGGTGTCATTCCATCTCCTTTTGACTACGCAGATGTTGTGACAACAACAACACACAAGTCCCTTCGTGGCCCACGTGGGGCTATGATATTCTTTAGGAAGGGGGTGAAAGAGATTAACAAACAAGGGCAAGAA GTATTGTATGATTATGAAGACAAAATCAATCAAGCTGTCTTTCCTGGACTTCAAGGTGGTCCACACAATCATACCATAGCTGGTTTAGCAGTTGCATTGAAGCAG GCCACAACTGCAGAGTTCAAGGCTTATCAAGAGCAAGTTCTTAGTAATTGCTCACAATTTTCACAG AGTTTGTTAGAGAAGGGCTATGAACTTGTCTCTGGTGGAACTGACAACCATTTAGTGTTGGTGAATTTGAGAAACAAG GGCATTGATGGGTCAAGAGTAGAAAAGGTATTGGAATCAGTTCATATTGCAGCCAATAAAAATACTGTTCCTGGGGACGTTTCTGCCATGGTTCCTGGCGGCATTCGCATGG GAACCCCAGCTCTCACATCTAGAGGGTTTATTGAGGAGGACTTTGCAAAAGTAGCTGACTTCTTTCATGCAGCCGTGAAGTTGGCCTTGAAAATCAAGGCTGATTCCAAAG GAACAAGGTTGAAGGATTTTGTGACGACCATGCAATCAGATGTGCACATTCAATCTGAGATTGCAAAGCTCCGGCTTGAGGTTGAGGAGTATGCTAAGAAATTTCCAACTGTTGGTTTTGAGAAAGAAACAATGAGATACAAGGACTGA
- the LOC122317346 gene encoding pentatricopeptide repeat-containing protein At4g14850-like: MLSQKSFMASLPSIAVTCTPKLDPDFRKHPASYSVPEKSPSISYQKNQSHTHLDGNSELRSLDFREALLLIKEGTEIESSYYIPLLQECIEKNSVSKAQIVHDHIMKTGTHEDLFIMTFLINVYAKCGTMDYARKVFDNLPRRNVVSWTTLMTGYVHNSQPELAIQVFQEMLEAGAYPTNYTLGTALNACSSLHSVRLGKQFHAYIIKYQIDFDTSVGNALCSFYSKFCNLGSAIKAFQRISEKNVISWTAVISACGDNGEAARGLKFFTEMLSKDVKPNEFTLTSILSLCCTTLCLGLGAQIHSLSSKLGYESYLPIKNSIMYLYLKCGWVREAQKLFDGMETVSLVTWNAMIAGHAQVMDFVEDDISAYESGCEALNIFLKLNQSRLKPDLFTFSSILTVCSRMVALEQGEQIHAQTIKTGFLTDVVVGTALINMYSKCGSIEKASKAFVEMDTRTMISWTSMITGFSQQGWSQQALQLFEDMRLAGVRPNQITFVGVLSACSQAGMVNEALSYFEMMQKEYKIKPVMDHFACLIDMFVRLGRLKEAFDFIGKMDFEPTEFIWSLLIAGCRSHGNLELGFYAAEQLLKLKPKDAETYVLLLNMYISAGRWKDTSRVRKMMKEEKLGKLQDWSWINIKEKVYSFKPNDKSHFHSADLYTSLENLLQQASSLGYESLETMELTDEDEEENTSSSTAYHSEKLAVAFGLLNTPNATPIRVIKSVFMCRDCHNFTKYISLLTDREIIIRDSKRLHKFVNGRCSCGDFSGLP; encoded by the exons ATGCTATCCCAGAAATCCTTCATGGCTTCTTTGCCTTCAATTGCTGTAACTTGCACTCCCAAGCTCGACCCAGACTTCAGGAAGCATCCCGCCAGTTATTCTGTCCCCGAAAAG AGTCCAAGCATCTCATATCAAAAAAATCAGTCGCACACCCATTTGGATGGGAATTCAGAACTTAGGTCTCTGGACTTCCGAGAAGCGCTTTTATTGATAAAAGAGGGGACGGAGATTGAATCGTCTTATTACATTCCCCTCTTGCAAGAATGCATTGAAAAAAATTCGGTATCAAAAGCACAAATTGTTCATGATCACATCATGAAGACAGGTACGCATGAAGATTTGTTCATCATGACCTTCCTGATTAATGTTTATGCAAAATGCGGAACCATGGACTATGCTCGTAAGGTCTTTGACAATTTGCCTAGAAGAAATGTCGTTTCATGGACAACCCTGATGACGGGATATGTTCACAATTCACAGCCAGAGCTTGCCATCCAGGTTTTCCAAGAAATGTTGGAGGCTGGGGCTTATCCTACAAATTATACTCTCGGAACTGCTTTAAATGCTTGTTCTTCCTTGCACTCAGTTAGGTTGGGGAAGCAATTTCATGCTTATATTATCAAGTACCAGATTGACTTTGACACAAGTGTCGGCAATGCCCTGTGTAGCTTTTACTCCAAATTTTGCAATTTGGGATCTGCTATTAAAGCCTTTCAGAGGATTAGTGAAAAGAATGTGATCTCATGGACTGCAGTTATATCTGCCTGTGGTGATAATGGTGAAGCTGCGAGGGGTTTAAAGTTTTTCACGGAAATGCTAAGTAAGGATGTCAAACCCAATGAGTTTACCTTGACTAGCATCTTGAGCTTGTGTTGTACAACGCTGTGTTTGGGTCTAGGAGCTCAAATTCACTCATTAAGCAGTAAACTTGGCTATGAATCATATCTACCCATTAAAAATTCTATCATGTATTTGTACCTTAAATGTGGATGGGTTAGAGAGGCTCAGAAGTTGTTTGATGGAATGGAAACTGTTAGTTTGGTTACATGGAATGCAATGATTGCAGGCCATGCCCAGGTGATGGATTTTGTAGAGGATGATATTTCAGCATATGAAAGTGGATGTGAGGCACTTAACATTTTCCTTAAATTGAACCAGTCGAGATTGAAACCTGATCTATTCACCTTCTCGAGTATCTTAACTGTATGTAGCAGAATGGTGGCCCTAGAACAGGGGGAACAAATCCATGCTCAGACCATTAAAACTGGGTTTTTGACAGATGTGGTAGTAGGCACTGCACTAATAAATATGTATAGTAAATGTGGAAGCATCGAAAAAGCGAGCAAAGCGTTTGTGGAGATGGATACAAGGACTATGATATCATGGACTTCTATGATTACAGGTTTTTCTCAGCAAGGCTGGTCTCAGCAAGCACTTCAGCTCTTCGAGGATATGAGATTAGCTGGAGTTAGGCCAAACCAGATTACTTTTGTGGGTGTCTTATCAGCCTGTAGCCAGGCTGGAATGGTCAATGAAGCACTCAGTTACTTCGAGATGATGCAAAAGGAATATAAGATTAAGCCTGTAATGGACCATTTTGCTTGCCTGATTGATATGTTTGTGAGGTTGGGTCGGTTAAAAGAAGCTTTCGATTTTATCGGAAAAATGGATTTTGAGCCCACCGAGTTTATTTGGTCGCTCTTAATTGCCGGGTGTCGAAGTCATGGGAACTTAGAATTGGGGTTTTATGCTGCTGAACAACTGCTCAAGCTCAAACCAAAAGATGCTGAAACTTATGTCTTGTTGTTAAATATGTATATCTCTGCAGGCAGATGGAAGGATACTTCTAGGGTGAGAAAAATGATGAAAGAGGAGAAACTTGGGAAATTGCAGGATTGGAGCTGGATTAACATCAAGGAGAAGGTATATTCATTTAAACCGAATGACAAGTCACATTTTCACAGTGCAGATCTTTACACATCACTGGAGAATTTGCTTCAACAAGCAAGTAGTCTTGGATACGAGTCCCTAGAAACTATGGAGCTAactgatgaggatgaggaggaaaaTACATCCTCTTCTACAGCTTATCACAGTGAAAAGTTGGCCGTTGCATTTGGGCTGTTGAACACGCCAAATGCTACGCCAATACGGGTAATCAAGAGTGTCTTTATGTGCAGGGACTGCCATAATTTTACTAAGTACATTTCATTACTGACTGATAGGGAAATCATCATTCGAGATAGCAAGCGGCTTCACAAATTTGTTAACGGACGTTGTTCATGTGGAGACTTCAGTGGTCTTCCTTGA